A genomic segment from Pollutimonas thiosulfatoxidans encodes:
- a CDS encoding ABC transporter ATP-binding protein — protein MSDYILETKNLTKEFRGFVAVSDVNLQVKRGNIHALIGPNGAGKTTCFNLLTKFLTPTSGRIFFSGHEITHEKPAQIARRGIIRSFQISAVFPQLTVLENVRIGLQRATGQSYHFWRSDSVLKHLNDSAYEILKEVDLADFAQEQTVNLPYGRKRALEIATTLAMEPELMLLDEPTQGMGHEDVSRVTQLIKKVSVGRTILMVEHNMNVVAEIADTITVLARGAVLAEGNYQEVSRNADVMEAYMGTTTGELEGAHQ, from the coding sequence ATGAGCGACTACATTCTAGAAACCAAAAACCTGACCAAAGAATTTCGCGGCTTCGTAGCCGTCAGCGACGTCAACCTGCAAGTCAAGCGGGGCAATATTCATGCACTGATCGGGCCTAACGGCGCGGGCAAGACCACGTGCTTCAACCTGTTGACCAAGTTCCTGACACCCACATCGGGCCGCATTTTTTTTTCGGGCCACGAAATCACACACGAAAAGCCCGCCCAGATAGCGCGCCGCGGTATTATCCGCTCGTTTCAGATTTCCGCTGTCTTCCCGCAACTGACCGTGCTCGAGAACGTGCGCATCGGTCTGCAGCGTGCTACCGGCCAGTCGTATCACTTCTGGCGCAGCGACAGCGTCTTGAAGCACCTGAACGACTCAGCTTACGAAATCCTTAAAGAAGTCGATCTGGCCGATTTTGCCCAAGAGCAAACCGTCAACCTTCCTTATGGTCGCAAGCGGGCCCTCGAAATCGCCACAACACTGGCCATGGAGCCCGAGCTCATGCTGCTGGACGAACCCACCCAGGGCATGGGCCATGAAGACGTCAGCCGCGTCACCCAACTAATTAAAAAGGTCAGCGTGGGCCGCACCATACTGATGGTCGAACACAACATGAACGTAGTCGCCGAAATCGCCGACACCATCACAGTACTGGCGCGCGGTGCGGTATTGGCCGAAGGAAACTACCAAGAAGTCTCACGCAACGCCGACGTCATGGAAGCCTACATGGGCACAACCACCGGCGAACTTGAAGGGGCTCACCAATGA
- the nth gene encoding endonuclease III yields the protein MNRAKRSEIFARFQAANPSPTTELEYETTFQLLIAVLLSAQATDRSVNLATRKFFPQHGTPPGLLALGEDGVADYIKTIGLYKTKARNVIKTCQILLEQYDGEVPDDREALESLPGVGRKTANVVLNTAFGHATIAVDTHIFRVSNRTGIAPGKTVLDVERKLEKVVPAPYIQDAHHWLILHGRYICVARKPKCPQCGIADLCEYRHKTLPT from the coding sequence ATGAACCGCGCCAAACGCAGCGAAATCTTCGCCCGCTTTCAAGCCGCCAACCCATCGCCCACGACTGAGCTCGAATACGAGACCACCTTCCAATTGCTGATCGCGGTTCTGCTGTCTGCCCAGGCCACCGATCGCTCCGTCAACCTGGCGACCCGCAAGTTTTTCCCGCAGCACGGTACCCCGCCCGGCTTGCTGGCCCTTGGTGAAGACGGCGTGGCCGATTACATCAAGACGATAGGCCTGTACAAGACCAAAGCCAGGAATGTGATCAAGACTTGCCAGATCCTGCTGGAGCAGTACGACGGTGAAGTGCCGGATGATCGTGAAGCGCTGGAATCCCTGCCGGGCGTCGGGCGCAAGACGGCCAATGTTGTACTGAACACGGCATTCGGCCATGCGACCATCGCAGTCGACACACACATCTTCAGGGTGTCGAACCGGACCGGCATCGCGCCGGGCAAGACGGTGCTTGATGTCGAGCGCAAACTCGAGAAAGTCGTACCCGCGCCCTATATACAAGATGCCCATCATTGGCTCATTTTGCATGGCCGCTACATTTGTGTGGCGCGCAAACCGAAATGCCCCCAATGCGGTATTGCCGACTTGTGCGAGTATCGGCACAAGACGCTCCCGACGTAG
- a CDS encoding ABC transporter ATP-binding protein: protein MTTLALQISDLHAWYGESHVLHGVNLEVGTGEVVTLLGRNGSGRTSTLRAILGLTGTRKGSVRIQGTESIQLPTYRIAHLGIGYCPEERGIFAGLTCEENLLLPPIVGDTLGGGMSLAEIYDMFPNLEERKHSPGTRLSGGEQQMLAVARILRTGANLLLLDEISEGLAPVIVQALARMITTLKSKGYTIVMVEQNFRFAAPLADRFYVMEHGQIVEAFAAGELNAKQETLNTLLGV, encoded by the coding sequence ATGACTACACTCGCACTCCAGATCTCCGACTTACACGCCTGGTATGGTGAATCGCATGTGCTGCATGGGGTTAATCTGGAAGTCGGCACTGGCGAAGTCGTTACCTTGCTGGGCCGAAATGGCTCGGGCCGCACCAGTACGCTACGCGCCATCCTTGGCTTGACCGGCACTCGCAAGGGCTCGGTACGTATTCAGGGCACCGAATCCATCCAGTTGCCAACCTACCGCATTGCGCACCTGGGCATAGGCTATTGCCCCGAAGAGCGCGGCATCTTTGCCGGCCTGACTTGCGAAGAAAACCTGTTGTTGCCGCCCATCGTCGGCGATACGCTGGGCGGCGGCATGTCGCTGGCCGAAATCTACGACATGTTCCCCAACCTCGAAGAACGCAAGCACTCACCCGGCACCCGACTGTCGGGTGGCGAGCAGCAAATGCTCGCTGTGGCGCGCATTTTGCGCACCGGTGCCAATTTGCTGCTGCTGGACGAAATATCCGAAGGCTTGGCGCCCGTCATCGTCCAGGCCCTGGCCCGCATGATCACCACACTGAAAAGCAAGGGCTACACCATCGTGATGGTCGAGCAAAATTTCCGCTTTGCTGCCCCCCTGGCCGACCGTTTTTATGTCATGGAGCACGGTCAGATCGTCGAGGCATTTGCCGCCGGCGAACTCAATGCCAAGCAGGAAACCCTGAACACGCTGCTCGGCGTGTAA
- the rsxB gene encoding electron transport complex subunit RsxB, with the protein MPLTSLVDRIDAILPQTQCTQCGYDGCRPYARAIANEHEAINRCPPGGPDGIRLLAELLEVPQLPLDESCGSHQALNVAVIDEAHCIGCTLCIQACPVDAIVGANKLMHTVIADRCTGCDLCVAPCPVDCIAMVPANRLWTANDAASARRHHQQRQARLAALHDESSGLAARTLANKAPVSRAADDDAATRKQVIADALARARARRQHS; encoded by the coding sequence ATGCCGCTGACTTCTCTTGTTGATCGCATCGACGCGATCCTTCCCCAGACGCAATGCACCCAATGCGGCTACGACGGCTGTCGTCCGTATGCCCGGGCGATTGCCAACGAGCATGAAGCCATCAACCGCTGTCCGCCGGGCGGCCCGGACGGCATACGCCTGTTGGCAGAGCTGCTGGAGGTCCCTCAACTGCCACTGGACGAAAGCTGTGGCAGCCATCAGGCGTTGAATGTGGCTGTGATCGACGAGGCCCATTGCATAGGTTGCACCCTGTGCATACAGGCCTGTCCGGTCGATGCCATTGTCGGCGCCAACAAGCTCATGCACACGGTAATTGCCGATCGATGTACCGGCTGCGACCTGTGTGTGGCGCCATGCCCGGTCGACTGCATTGCCATGGTGCCGGCAAACCGCCTGTGGACGGCCAATGACGCGGCGTCGGCGCGGCGCCATCATCAACAAAGACAAGCACGACTGGCAGCCTTGCACGACGAATCGTCCGGCCTGGCCGCCCGCACACTGGCCAACAAGGCGCCCGTATCGCGCGCGGCCGACGACGACGCGGCGACCCGCAAGCAGGTCATTGCCGATGCGCTTGCCCGGGCGCGAGCGCGCCGCCAGCATTCATGA